A stretch of the Bartonella henselae str. Houston-1 genome encodes the following:
- a CDS encoding NAD kinase has product MTQLPSRFHFISAETENAIKATNKLISVYGHYSLEETDVVVAIGGDGTMLQTVHNVMNTGKPIYGMNQGAVGFLMNEFHEEKLPNRIAVAHKKEIHPLRMIAKAECQGTIEALAINEVSLFRQSYQAAKIRISIDNNVRMEQLSCDGILVATPAGSTAYNLSAQGPILPLMAPLMALTPVSPFRPRRWHGALLPNTAIVRFDMLESDKRPVNAAADNVEVKSVYSVTISTAKEVTVSILFDSNHSWDERILSEQFLY; this is encoded by the coding sequence ATGACTCAATTACCAAGCCGCTTTCATTTTATTTCTGCGGAAACTGAGAACGCTATTAAAGCGACCAATAAATTAATTTCCGTTTACGGTCACTATTCTTTGGAAGAAACTGATGTCGTTGTTGCAATTGGTGGCGATGGAACAATGTTACAAACAGTACACAATGTTATGAACACTGGAAAACCTATTTATGGCATGAATCAAGGCGCTGTAGGATTTCTTATGAATGAATTTCATGAAGAAAAATTGCCAAATCGCATTGCTGTCGCACATAAAAAGGAGATTCATCCCCTGCGTATGATTGCAAAAGCTGAGTGTCAAGGAACTATTGAAGCACTCGCCATCAATGAAGTATCTCTCTTTCGTCAATCTTACCAGGCAGCAAAAATTCGTATCAGCATTGATAACAACGTGCGTATGGAACAATTAAGTTGCGATGGTATCCTCGTTGCCACACCAGCAGGATCTACCGCATATAATTTATCAGCGCAAGGACCTATTTTGCCTCTCATGGCTCCCCTTATGGCGCTTACTCCCGTTAGTCCTTTTCGTCCTCGTCGCTGGCATGGAGCATTGCTTCCTAACACGGCAATAGTACGCTTTGATATGCTCGAATCTGACAAACGTCCTGTAAATGCAGCAGCCGATAATGTTGAAGTTAAATCTGTCTATTCAGTTACTATTTCAACGGCAAAAGAAGTAACAGTCTCAATCCTTTTTGACTCTAACCATTCATGGGATGAACGTATTTTATCAGAACAATTCCTCTATTAA